One Sphingomonas sp. FARSPH DNA segment encodes these proteins:
- the gltB gene encoding glutamate synthase large subunit, whose product MTDPITDPAAGQRQHLADHGMYRPDYEGDACGVGLVAATDGRASRRVVQSAIDALKAVWHRGAVDADGKTGDGAGLHIDLPHRFFDDAVVASGHKVLPNRLAVGMIFLPRTDLGAQESCRTIVESVIIEAGYTIYGWRQVPVDVSVIGLKAQATRPEIEQIMIAGPMPDEVSAAEFEKTLYLVRRRIEKRVIAAQIQGFYVCSLSCRSIVYKGLFLAESLSVFYPDLQDQRFESRVAIFHQRYSTNTFPQWWLAQPFRCLAHNGEINTIRGNKNWMLSHEIRMAATAFGDNSEDIKPVIPAGASDTAALDAVFETICRSGRDAPTAKIMLVPEAMSADLPAPHAAMYNYLASVMEPWDGPAALAMTDGRWAVGGVDRNALRPLRYTQTADGLLIVGSESGMVVVPESTVVAKGRLGPGQMIAVDLDEGRVLNDRAVKDRIAAEHDYAAMIGEFHAMRDLPEVADATVRYDRADLTRRQVAAGLTLEDMELILSPMVEGGKEAVGSMGDDTPLAVISDKPRLISQFFRQNFSQVTNPPIDSLRERYVMSLKTRFGNLANILDTEDQRDRVLVLDSPVLTGHDWARLRAHFGSSASEIDCTFDADGGPEKLRAAIQRIRNEAEQAVRQGKSELFLTDEHVSEGRVAIAGVLAVAAVHTHLVRKGLRSYASINVRSAECLDTHYYAVLIGVGATTVNAYLAEAAIVDRQARGLFGDLGLDACLARHRVAIEEGLLKIMSKMGIAVISSYRGGYNFEAVGLSRSLVNDLFPGMPAKISGEGYNSLHYSAIVRHEQAWDDAVAKLPIGGFYRQRHTGETHAYSAQLMHLLQTAVATDSYTSYLQFSRGVADLPPVYLRDLLQFNFPAEGVPVDQVEAITEIRKRFVTPGMSLGALSPEAHETLAIAMNRIGAKAVSGEGGEDVGRFTPYDNGDNANSTIKQVASGRFGVTAEYLGACEEIEIKVAQGAKPGEGGQLPGFKVTEFIARLRHATPGVTLISPPPHHDIYSIEDLAQLIYDLKQINPRARVGVKLVSSAGIGTVAAGVAKAHADVILVSGHVGGTGASPQTSIKYAGTPWEMGLSEVNQVLTLNGLRGRVRLRADGGLKTGRDIVIAAILGAEEFGIGTLSLVAMGCIMVRQCHSNTCPVGVCVQDERLRAKFTGTPEKVINLMTFIAEEVRDILARLGCRSLDEVIGRTELLRQVSRGAEHLDDLDLNPILAKVDATDAERRFSLSTFRNDVPDSLDAQIIKDAAPVFARGEKMQLTYSVRNTHRAVGTRLSSEITRKFGMAKLADGHVTVRLRGSAGQSLGAFLCKGITLEVFGDANDYVGKGLSGGTIIVRPAVSSPLASQDNTIIGNTVLYGATSGTLLAAGQAGERFAVRNSGATVVVEGCGANGCEYMTGGVAVVLGQVGANFGAGMTGGMAFVYDADDSFERRANPENIVWQRLASAHWEGVLRSLVERHATATDSRWSKGLLADWDETVGRFWQVVPKEMLSRQTHALDDTPDAVAAE is encoded by the coding sequence GACCGACCCGATCACCGATCCCGCCGCCGGCCAGCGCCAGCATCTCGCCGACCACGGCATGTACCGCCCCGATTACGAAGGCGATGCGTGCGGCGTCGGTCTCGTCGCGGCGACCGACGGGCGCGCCTCGCGCCGCGTGGTGCAGTCGGCGATCGACGCGCTGAAGGCGGTGTGGCACCGCGGCGCGGTCGACGCCGACGGCAAGACGGGCGACGGCGCGGGCCTGCACATCGACCTGCCGCACCGCTTCTTCGACGATGCGGTCGTCGCCTCGGGCCACAAGGTGCTGCCAAACCGGCTCGCGGTCGGCATGATCTTCCTGCCGCGCACCGACCTCGGCGCGCAGGAAAGCTGCCGTACGATCGTCGAAAGCGTCATTATCGAGGCGGGCTACACCATCTATGGCTGGCGCCAGGTGCCCGTCGACGTCTCGGTCATCGGCCTGAAGGCGCAGGCGACCCGGCCGGAGATCGAACAGATCATGATCGCCGGCCCCATGCCGGACGAGGTCAGCGCGGCGGAGTTCGAAAAGACGCTCTACCTCGTGCGCCGCCGCATCGAAAAGCGCGTCATCGCCGCGCAGATCCAGGGCTTCTACGTCTGCAGCCTGTCGTGCCGCTCGATCGTCTACAAGGGGCTGTTCCTCGCGGAGAGCCTGTCGGTCTTCTACCCCGACCTGCAGGACCAGCGGTTCGAAAGCCGCGTCGCGATCTTCCACCAGCGTTATTCGACCAACACCTTTCCGCAATGGTGGCTGGCGCAGCCGTTCCGCTGCCTCGCGCACAATGGCGAGATCAACACGATCCGCGGCAACAAGAACTGGATGCTCAGCCACGAGATCCGGATGGCGGCGACCGCGTTCGGCGACAATTCGGAGGATATCAAGCCGGTGATCCCCGCCGGCGCGTCCGACACCGCGGCGCTCGACGCGGTGTTCGAGACGATCTGCCGTTCGGGGCGCGACGCGCCGACCGCGAAGATCATGCTGGTGCCAGAGGCGATGTCCGCCGACCTGCCCGCGCCGCACGCCGCGATGTACAATTACCTCGCCTCGGTGATGGAGCCGTGGGACGGCCCCGCCGCGCTGGCGATGACCGACGGGCGCTGGGCGGTCGGCGGCGTCGACCGCAACGCGCTGCGCCCGCTGCGCTACACGCAGACCGCCGACGGGCTGCTCATCGTCGGATCGGAAAGCGGCATGGTCGTCGTCCCCGAATCGACCGTCGTCGCCAAGGGGCGGCTGGGGCCGGGGCAGATGATCGCGGTCGACCTCGACGAGGGCCGCGTGCTGAACGACCGCGCGGTCAAGGACCGGATCGCCGCCGAGCATGATTATGCCGCGATGATCGGCGAATTCCACGCGATGCGCGACCTGCCCGAGGTCGCCGACGCCACCGTCCGCTACGACCGCGCCGATCTGACCCGCCGCCAGGTCGCCGCCGGCCTGACGCTGGAGGATATGGAACTGATCCTGTCGCCGATGGTCGAGGGCGGCAAGGAAGCCGTCGGCTCGATGGGCGACGACACGCCGCTCGCGGTGATTTCGGACAAGCCGCGGCTGATCAGCCAGTTCTTCCGCCAGAATTTCAGCCAGGTGACCAACCCGCCGATCGACTCGCTTCGCGAGCGCTATGTGATGTCGCTGAAGACGCGGTTCGGCAATCTCGCCAACATCCTCGATACCGAGGATCAGCGCGACCGCGTGCTCGTGCTCGATTCGCCCGTGCTGACCGGCCACGACTGGGCGCGGCTGCGCGCGCATTTCGGGTCGAGCGCGAGCGAGATCGACTGCACCTTCGACGCCGACGGCGGCCCGGAAAAGCTGCGCGCCGCGATCCAGCGCATCCGCAACGAGGCGGAACAGGCGGTGCGCCAGGGGAAGAGCGAGCTGTTCCTGACCGACGAGCATGTGTCCGAAGGGCGCGTCGCGATCGCCGGAGTGCTCGCGGTCGCGGCGGTGCACACGCATCTCGTCCGCAAGGGCCTGCGCTCCTACGCGTCGATCAATGTGCGGTCGGCGGAATGTCTCGACACGCATTATTATGCGGTGCTGATCGGCGTCGGCGCGACGACGGTGAACGCCTATCTGGCGGAGGCCGCGATCGTCGATCGCCAGGCGCGCGGCCTGTTCGGCGACTTGGGCCTCGACGCCTGCCTCGCGCGTCATCGCGTCGCGATCGAGGAAGGGCTGCTCAAGATCATGTCGAAGATGGGGATCGCGGTGATCTCCAGCTATCGCGGCGGCTATAATTTCGAGGCGGTCGGTTTGAGCCGCAGCCTGGTCAACGACCTGTTCCCCGGCATGCCCGCCAAGATTTCCGGCGAGGGCTACAACTCGCTCCATTACAGCGCGATCGTCCGCCACGAACAGGCGTGGGACGACGCCGTCGCCAAGCTGCCGATCGGCGGCTTCTACCGCCAGCGCCACACCGGCGAGACGCACGCTTATTCGGCGCAGCTGATGCACCTGCTGCAGACCGCGGTCGCGACCGACAGCTACACCAGCTATCTGCAATTCAGCCGCGGCGTCGCCGATCTGCCGCCCGTCTATCTGCGCGATCTGCTCCAGTTCAACTTCCCGGCAGAGGGCGTGCCCGTCGACCAGGTCGAGGCGATTACCGAGATCCGCAAGCGCTTCGTGACGCCCGGCATGTCGCTCGGCGCGCTGTCGCCTGAGGCACACGAGACGCTGGCGATCGCGATGAACCGCATCGGTGCGAAAGCGGTGTCGGGCGAGGGCGGCGAGGACGTCGGCCGCTTCACGCCTTATGACAATGGCGACAACGCCAATTCGACGATCAAGCAGGTCGCCTCGGGCCGGTTCGGCGTGACGGCGGAATATCTCGGCGCGTGCGAGGAGATAGAGATCAAGGTCGCGCAGGGCGCCAAGCCCGGCGAGGGCGGCCAGCTGCCGGGTTTCAAGGTCACCGAATTCATCGCCAGGCTGCGCCATGCGACGCCGGGCGTGACGCTGATCTCGCCGCCGCCGCACCACGACATCTATTCGATCGAAGACTTGGCGCAGCTGATCTACGACCTGAAGCAGATCAATCCGCGCGCGCGCGTCGGCGTGAAGCTGGTCAGCTCGGCGGGCATCGGCACCGTCGCGGCGGGCGTCGCCAAGGCGCATGCCGACGTCATCCTCGTCTCCGGCCATGTCGGCGGCACCGGCGCATCCCCGCAGACCAGCATCAAATATGCCGGCACGCCGTGGGAAATGGGCCTCAGCGAGGTCAACCAGGTGCTCACCCTCAACGGCTTGCGCGGCCGGGTGCGGCTGCGCGCCGACGGCGGGCTGAAGACGGGCCGCGACATCGTCATCGCCGCGATCCTCGGCGCGGAGGAATTCGGCATCGGTACGCTCAGCCTCGTCGCGATGGGCTGCATCATGGTGCGCCAGTGCCATTCGAACACTTGCCCGGTCGGCGTCTGCGTGCAGGATGAACGCCTGCGCGCCAAATTCACCGGCACGCCCGAAAAGGTCATCAACCTGATGACCTTCATTGCCGAGGAGGTGCGCGACATCCTCGCCCGCCTCGGCTGCCGCAGCCTCGACGAGGTGATCGGCCGCACCGAATTGCTCCGCCAGGTCAGCCGCGGCGCCGAGCATCTCGACGATCTCGATCTGAACCCGATCCTCGCCAAGGTCGATGCGACCGACGCGGAACGGCGCTTCTCGCTCTCGACCTTCCGCAACGATGTGCCCGACAGCCTCGATGCGCAGATCATCAAGGATGCCGCGCCAGTCTTCGCGCGCGGCGAAAAGATGCAGCTGACCTATTCTGTGCGCAATACGCACCGCGCGGTCGGCACGCGCCTGTCGAGCGAGATCACGCGCAAATTCGGCATGGCAAAGCTCGCCGACGGTCACGTCACCGTCCGTCTGCGAGGGAGCGCCGGCCAGTCGCTCGGCGCGTTCCTGTGCAAGGGCATCACGCTCGAGGTGTTCGGCGATGCCAACGATTACGTCGGCAAGGGTCTGTCGGGCGGCACGATCATCGTGCGCCCCGCCGTCTCCTCGCCGCTCGCCAGCCAGGACAATACGATCATCGGCAACACCGTGCTCTATGGTGCGACCAGCGGCACGCTGCTCGCCGCGGGGCAGGCGGGCGAGCGATTCGCGGTGCGCAACTCGGGCGCGACCGTGGTGGTCGAAGGCTGCGGCGCCAACGGCTGCGAATATATGACCGGCGGCGTTGCGGTCGTGCTCGGCCAGGTCGGCGCGAACTTCGGCGCGGGGATGACCGGCGGCATGGCCTTCGTCTATGATGCCGACGACAGCTTCGAACGCCGCGCCAATCCGGAAAACATCGTCTGGCAACGGCTGGCGTCGGCGCATTGGGAAGGCGTGCTGCGCAGCCTCGTCGAACGCCACGCGACAGCGACCGACAGCCGCTGGTCGAAGGGGCTGCTCGCCGACTGGGACGAGACGGTCGGCAGGTTCTGGCAGGTGGTGCCGAAGGAGATGCTCTCGCGCCAGACGCACGCCCTCGACGATACGCCGGATGCGGTCGCGGCCGAATAG
- a CDS encoding M20/M25/M40 family metallo-hydrolase, giving the protein MTRTITGLATAAIALATATAAPAQTRPDQRAFFDLYKQLVETNTVVGVGSCTQAATQIATRLKAAGYADGDVTLFSTPDHPQDGGLVAILKGSDPAAKPMLLLGHIDVVAAKREDWVRDPFKLIEEGGYYYGRGTVDDKAMSAVWADTMIRLKQAGKPPRRTIKLALTCGEETTFAFNGAEWLAKNKPDLIAAEFALNEGGGGRLTADGKREVLAIQVGEKAAQNYTFLATNPGGHSSQPVPDNAIYELADAVKAVQGYEFPIRFTDTTRAFFTAAAKQAGGDMGQAITRLLANPNDTAADAIVSRDKTFHSTLRTTCVATLLNAGHAENALPQRATANINCRIFPGETVDGTLAQLQKLAGAKVKVTANQPVRPTAIPPTLDPKIVGPATRLAAKYFPGTPVVPLMSTGATDGIFLEAIGIPVYGVPGMFIEKDGGGIHGLNERIGVTSLYEGRDYLYDLVKTYAG; this is encoded by the coding sequence ATGACGCGCACCATCACCGGCCTCGCCACCGCGGCGATCGCTCTTGCCACGGCCACCGCCGCACCCGCGCAGACGCGCCCCGACCAGCGGGCTTTCTTCGATCTCTACAAACAGCTCGTCGAAACCAACACCGTCGTCGGCGTCGGCAGCTGTACGCAGGCGGCGACGCAGATCGCGACCCGGCTGAAGGCGGCCGGCTATGCCGACGGCGACGTCACGCTCTTCTCGACGCCCGATCACCCGCAGGACGGTGGCCTCGTCGCCATCCTCAAGGGGTCGGATCCCGCCGCCAAACCGATGCTGCTGCTCGGCCATATCGACGTCGTCGCGGCGAAGCGCGAGGATTGGGTACGCGATCCGTTCAAGCTGATCGAGGAAGGCGGCTATTATTACGGCCGCGGCACGGTCGACGACAAGGCGATGAGCGCGGTCTGGGCGGACACGATGATCCGCCTGAAACAGGCCGGCAAGCCGCCGCGCCGCACGATCAAGCTCGCGCTGACCTGCGGCGAGGAGACGACGTTCGCGTTCAACGGCGCGGAATGGCTGGCGAAGAACAAACCCGACCTGATCGCGGCGGAATTCGCGCTCAACGAGGGCGGCGGCGGCCGCCTGACCGCGGATGGCAAGCGCGAGGTGCTGGCGATCCAGGTCGGCGAAAAGGCCGCGCAGAACTACACCTTCCTCGCCACCAACCCCGGCGGCCACAGTTCGCAGCCGGTGCCCGACAATGCGATCTACGAACTCGCCGATGCGGTGAAGGCGGTGCAGGGCTATGAATTCCCGATCCGCTTCACCGACACGACGCGCGCCTTCTTCACCGCCGCGGCGAAACAGGCGGGCGGCGACATGGGGCAGGCGATCACCCGCCTGCTCGCCAACCCGAACGACACCGCGGCGGACGCGATCGTCAGCCGCGACAAGACGTTCCATTCGACGCTGCGCACCACCTGCGTCGCGACGCTGCTCAATGCCGGCCATGCCGAAAACGCGCTGCCGCAGCGCGCCACCGCCAACATCAACTGCCGCATCTTCCCAGGCGAAACCGTCGACGGAACGCTCGCGCAGCTGCAGAAACTGGCAGGCGCGAAGGTGAAGGTCACCGCCAACCAGCCCGTCCGTCCCACCGCGATTCCGCCGACGCTCGATCCAAAGATCGTGGGCCCCGCGACCCGCCTCGCGGCGAAATATTTCCCCGGCACGCCGGTCGTGCCGCTGATGTCGACCGGCGCGACCGACGGCATCTTCCTCGAGGCGATCGGCATCCCCGTCTATGGCGTGCCCGGCATGTTCATCGAAAAGGACGGCGGCGGCATCCACGGCCTCAACGAGCGGATCGGCGTCACGTCGCTCTACGAGGGCCGCGACTATCTCTACGACCTGGTCAAGACCTACGCGGGGTAA